The DNA region AAACAAAATCAAATATACCTATGACAGTGCCGGTAATCGGTTGACTCGCCAAAAGGAGATTGTGATTCAGACAAGGGGAGCCTTGAGCGATGATGAAGGAGAGCCTTCCACATATGAAGAAAAACTTTCGGAAACTAAAGTGACAATTTATCCCAATCCTACCCGTGGTATACTCAAAATTGATATTTCAGGAGTTGAGAAGTTTGAGAATGCCCGGATTTCTCTCTATGATCTTACCGGGACATTGCTGCAACAATGGGGCAGTATATCTCAATCCAATATGGTAGATATATCTGATCGAACTCCGGGGATGTATATCATGCAGATAGTCTATAATGGCAATACCAGCAGTTGGAAAATAGTTAAAGAATAGAAATGACCTAAAGCTAATACTCTGTTATGAAAAGAAATATATTTTTTATTTTAGTACTGCTATACTCCTTGTCAGGATATACCCAGATTTCAGTAGATCGGGACTCTCTTGTTATAGATTTATCAAAAGATAAATTTATGGAAGAGGCCGATGCGGACGGGTTGTATCAAGTAGTGAGAGAAGTCAATGAGTTGTCGTCGGAAGATGGTGATGTCCGAAATAAAGTTCTTCCGTTAGACGCCCCTCTCTTGACCCCCCCGTTGAAACCATTAGATCCGTTAGATCCATTAGAACCGTTAGATCCTCTTTTGCCGGCGCCTCCATCCCTGCCCGAATTGCCAAGCACGGTAGAAATAGACCGGGCAAAAGCAGTAGGTGAAATTCCTATTCAATCGAGAATAGAAAATGGCTCACTCACATACAGTGTACCTATTGAAATATATGGAGGGAAAAACGGACACCAACCCGCTCTTGCTTTATCTTATAATAGTCTGATGGGGAATAGTATTGCCGGATACGGGTGGTGTATAGGAGGATTATCCTATATATCTATTTGTAATTCAAATTATTATTATGATGGAAGTAATGCAAAACCAGCTAGTTTAGATAAGAATTCTGCCTATTCATTAGATGGAAGTAGGCTTATTAAGATATCAGAAACAACTTCTCAAATCAATTATCAGACAGAGCACGGCAATGTGAAAGTTACATTTTATGCACCATCAGGAAAATACTATTTTGATGTTTGGTATCCGGATGGAAAGAAAGTAACTTTTGGATATCCCACCAATACATCGGCACAAATTACTTACCCGATTACTAAAAGTGTAGATGCATTCGGAGGGTATATTGATTTTACTTATCTGTTGGATAATAACGTCTATTATGTCACCGAGATCAAATATGGCAGTAACTCTACTCAATATGGTGCTATACAGTTTACCTATCAGGCAAGAAATGATGTTCAATCTTCCTATATAGCAGGGCGGTTGATGAAGGATAGTAAATTATTGTCGAAGATAGATACATATTATCAATCATCAATGCTTCTTAGTACTTATACGCTGAGTTATGACACAAGTATATATAGTTTCTTGTCTAAAATCAGTCTTAAATCGAATGGCAAAGAAGTTAATCCGCTGATGTTCTATTATGGAGGTGAGTCTGATGAAAGTCGTTTCCAGACAAGCACGGCTTTTCTTGAAACTTATTTTGCTAACAGTAAGGCTCCCGACCTTATTTTGCATAAAGGTAAATTTAATTCTCTTACCCGGAGTGAGGGACTCGTTGCCTATCCTAATTTTGAATCTTATGGCATCACGGCTCATGATAGTAAAGGGAATTGTCTGTATGGAAGTAGATATGATCCTGCGCAGAATCTGTTGGTTTATAAGAATCTTGGCGACTATTTCTGCTCACCGGTAAAAATCCAGGCAGGTAATGGATTCCAGAAATTATATCCTGTTGATATAGATGGTGATGGAAATGATGAACTGGTTAGAATTAATTATTGGCTGCATGATCAGAACAGCGCCAAAGTAGATATCACTACCTATGATAAGAATATGACAGCCCGGAATGCATCTTTCCTATTAGAAGGAACATTTGCGGAAGGCAGCAGGCAAAGTGCCGTCCCCAGATTATTCATTACCGGAGATTTCAATGGAGATGGAAAGATGGAACTGGTTGCCGTTTCGGGCAACAAACTTCCGAAAGGAGAAACCAGGACATGGTCAAGAACCACTATGTTTAATTTGGAATCAAGGACTAAGATATATGATCAAACTCCATTCTTATTTGATTATTTTAAAGATGCGCTTTTTGCCGTCGACTATAACGGGGACGGGAGAACGGACATTTGCCTCATAAACGGAAGTGGAACTTATATTCACTCCTATCAGGGAGGCACTTTTGTGCAGATTGCATATACAAGCGGCATCAGGAACACGGATATATCAAGTAGTTCAAAAAGAGAATTACTGGTTGAGGATATTAATGGTGACGGACTCACGGATTTTCTTTTAGGTCCTAAAAGGAATGATTATTGGGTTGAAATGAAACAACGTCCTTGTGGTGAATGTAGTGGCTGTAGGGGTGAGATTATTGATAATTCGACAATAAAAGATGATTTTCTTCCTGATAATGATGGCAAGGTTGACATCAACAAGCCTCTTGGACCGACCACTCGGTGTATTAGGCCCATCCCTTATGGGGTTACTCATTACAATAGTACATATAAAACCTGGACTGTTTTATTGGCAACCGGCAGTGGATTTGTAAGCAGCACATTTGAGTTTTTATCTAATTCCGATACCAATTATCAGT from Bacteroides sp. MSB163 includes:
- a CDS encoding T9SS type A sorting domain-containing protein, whose product is MKTTFLLLRIQTSKRIVAIFLLFAVLSMWAAADAYAQNKIKYTYDSAGNRLTRQKEIVIQTRGALSDDEGEPSTYEEKLSETKVTIYPNPTRGILKIDISGVEKFENARISLYDLTGTLLQQWGSISQSNMVDISDRTPGMYIMQIVYNGNTSSWKIVKE